The following coding sequences are from one Treponema parvum window:
- a CDS encoding helicase C-terminal domain-containing protein has protein sequence MDITERFSDAVIAVMREAILNAGGNEVFFTGAIDSKGLVVSVTAAARGNERSVPVNLNEMRECSVLIHNHPNGILLPSEADLGVASHASENAQGFYIVNNDVNSVYVVMEPVKPKVIKKLDVEDAAFYLSDGGPLSFQSKSFEERLVQIELLKKIVYAFNENSIGVFEAGTGVGKSYAYLIPSMLWAAENSERVVISTGTINLQQQLSEKDIPAAEKIIGKKIKTVLVKGRQNFICLRRLEDIANDRDMFSEDTETIDKIAEWAKTSPTGSRSDLPFMPPENVWSRLCSESDACMGMRCVHREKCFVMRVRKDAAGANLLIVNHHLLFADIESRMSGIGYDDAAVLPPYRRLIFDEAHDIESSATSFFSASLTRFRLMRLLNRLYRKKRNSLTGYLFTLQALSSAPDETAHVIESIESVKNNIADLEKVSFDLLLNEHTLRLNSSSARSFGPVIALITNLGDNVAAVCAFVRDIMEGIDDNGKENSQYWETRNILRRLDDITVFCKNFSAWEEQSDTVFWLQRLRISAPSSKSDESSQYIQFVQTPLDISFRMASGVFEPMKTVVCTSATLSVGKKFDFWNHRTGVNRIDDKRLLTGEFPSPFPYRTNMLFSVISDAPFPDSMSYQNFVDKAVVRMIKAAGGRTLILFTSYDSLKKSCDYARAALKSSGITVFKQGEDDRFRLLENFKKDTTSVLFATDSFRQGIDVPGESLSQVIIVKLPFSVPNDPVFAARSELIEQRGGSSFMDLSVPEAIIKFRQGIGRLIRRSDDRGCVVVFDRRIMEKPYGRLFMSSIPETKCIYAPLEESAERVERFLDA, from the coding sequence ATGGATATTACTGAGCGATTTTCCGATGCGGTCATTGCCGTTATGCGTGAAGCGATTTTAAACGCGGGCGGCAATGAAGTTTTTTTTACCGGCGCGATCGATTCCAAAGGGCTTGTCGTTTCAGTAACGGCTGCCGCCCGGGGCAACGAGCGCTCCGTCCCCGTAAATTTAAATGAAATGCGCGAATGTTCCGTTTTGATTCACAATCATCCGAACGGAATTCTTTTACCTTCGGAGGCGGATCTTGGAGTCGCTTCGCACGCTTCCGAAAACGCTCAAGGGTTCTACATAGTAAACAACGACGTAAACAGCGTGTATGTCGTCATGGAGCCCGTAAAACCCAAGGTAATAAAAAAACTTGACGTTGAAGACGCAGCTTTTTATCTGTCGGACGGCGGCCCCCTGTCTTTCCAATCGAAATCATTTGAAGAACGCCTTGTTCAGATCGAACTTTTAAAAAAGATAGTTTACGCCTTTAACGAAAATTCCATAGGCGTATTTGAAGCCGGAACGGGAGTAGGTAAGTCCTATGCCTATCTTATTCCTTCGATGCTTTGGGCTGCTGAAAACAGTGAAAGAGTGGTAATCTCCACAGGCACTATAAATTTGCAGCAGCAGCTGTCCGAAAAAGACATTCCCGCCGCAGAAAAAATAATAGGAAAAAAAATCAAAACCGTTTTAGTAAAGGGCCGGCAGAATTTTATCTGTCTGAGGCGCTTGGAAGACATAGCGAACGACAGGGATATGTTCAGCGAAGACACTGAAACCATCGATAAAATTGCGGAATGGGCAAAAACTTCTCCTACGGGCAGCAGGAGCGACCTTCCGTTTATGCCGCCGGAAAATGTGTGGAGCCGCCTGTGTTCCGAAAGCGACGCCTGCATGGGAATGCGCTGCGTACATCGCGAAAAGTGTTTTGTCATGCGCGTAAGAAAAGACGCCGCCGGCGCAAACCTCCTTATAGTAAACCATCACCTTCTGTTCGCCGACATTGAATCGCGCATGAGCGGAATAGGGTATGACGATGCGGCCGTATTGCCTCCGTATAGAAGGCTGATATTTGACGAGGCGCACGACATTGAAAGCTCCGCCACAAGTTTTTTCAGTGCAAGTCTTACGCGCTTCCGCCTTATGCGCCTTTTGAACCGCCTTTATCGCAAAAAACGCAATTCTTTAACGGGTTATCTTTTTACACTTCAGGCTCTTTCATCCGCTCCCGACGAGACGGCTCATGTGATTGAGTCGATTGAAAGCGTAAAAAACAATATAGCCGATCTTGAAAAAGTTTCGTTCGACCTTCTTTTAAACGAACATACGCTGCGCTTAAATTCTTCTTCCGCACGTTCTTTCGGCCCCGTGATCGCTCTTATCACAAATCTGGGCGACAACGTAGCCGCCGTCTGTGCGTTCGTTCGTGACATTATGGAAGGGATCGACGACAATGGCAAAGAAAATTCCCAATATTGGGAAACAAGGAATATCTTGAGGCGCTTGGACGATATTACGGTGTTTTGTAAGAATTTCAGCGCATGGGAGGAACAAAGCGATACCGTATTTTGGCTGCAAAGACTTCGTATAAGCGCGCCTTCCTCCAAGAGCGACGAAAGTTCCCAGTACATACAATTTGTCCAGACGCCGCTGGATATATCTTTCCGCATGGCGTCAGGAGTTTTCGAACCTATGAAAACGGTTGTGTGCACTTCGGCGACTCTTTCGGTAGGAAAAAAATTTGATTTTTGGAATCACCGCACGGGCGTCAACCGCATTGATGATAAAAGGCTTTTAACGGGGGAATTCCCTTCGCCGTTTCCTTATAGAACTAACATGCTCTTTTCCGTTATTTCAGACGCTCCGTTCCCCGATAGCATGAGTTATCAGAATTTTGTGGACAAGGCCGTCGTTCGCATGATCAAGGCCGCAGGCGGAAGGACGCTGATATTGTTTACGTCCTATGATTCTCTAAAAAAATCGTGCGACTATGCGCGTGCCGCGCTCAAATCTTCAGGAATCACCGTCTTTAAACAAGGAGAAGATGACCGTTTCAGACTCCTTGAGAACTTTAAAAAAGACACGACAAGCGTTCTTTTTGCCACGGATTCATTCAGGCAAGGTATCGATGTACCGGGAGAGTCACTTTCTCAGGTGATCATAGTAAAACTTCCGTTCAGCGTTCCAAACGATCCAGTCTTCGCCGCACGTTCCGAATTGATAGAACAAAGAGGCGGAAGCTCTTTTATGGATCTAAGCGTTCCCGAAGCGATCATAAAATTTCGACAGGGAATAGGAAGGCTTATAAGGCGAAGCGACGACCGCGGATGTGTAGTTGTCTTTGATCGGCGCATAATGGAAAAACCGTACGGACGGCTTTTTATGTCAAGCATTCCCGAAACGAAGTGCATTTATGCGCCGCTTGAAGAAAGCGCCGAACGTGTGGAGCGTTTTTTGGACGCGTAA
- a CDS encoding 1-acyl-sn-glycerol-3-phosphate acyltransferase has protein sequence MINFITMSCLLVALAWVAILNIFAYPVSKKLCIRISNYIVKVCAHRVFAILNLYKNFRFDDDAASKKLLPEQFLVISNHQSLMDIPLYMVFLPEKDLRFVAKDSLGRHVPLVSEMLRAHEHCIIPRKGNPSVAMRELDKFALRVKERDQIPVLFPEGTRSKDGSLGQFYAAGFRRLTDAVHLPVAVCALEGGWKINNLKNIFTNLKDGSYRVKVLKVFPPPNGKEEQNAVLNEAKALIGAQLDKWRTEEKA, from the coding sequence ATGATAAATTTTATTACGATGTCCTGCCTGCTTGTAGCCTTAGCGTGGGTTGCAATATTGAATATCTTTGCCTACCCTGTTTCTAAAAAACTTTGCATAAGAATTTCAAATTACATTGTAAAAGTCTGCGCGCACCGCGTGTTTGCAATTTTGAACCTTTATAAGAATTTTCGTTTTGACGACGATGCCGCAAGCAAAAAACTTCTTCCCGAACAGTTTTTAGTGATATCAAATCACCAAAGTCTGATGGATATTCCTCTTTACATGGTATTCTTGCCGGAAAAAGACCTCCGCTTTGTCGCAAAAGACTCTTTAGGGCGGCACGTACCGCTGGTTTCGGAAATGTTGAGAGCTCACGAGCACTGTATAATTCCCAGAAAAGGAAATCCTTCGGTTGCGATGCGTGAATTGGACAAATTTGCCTTACGCGTAAAGGAGCGGGATCAGATTCCCGTATTGTTTCCCGAAGGAACGCGAAGCAAAGACGGAAGTTTGGGGCAATTTTATGCTGCAGGGTTCAGAAGACTCACCGACGCGGTGCACCTGCCGGTTGCCGTCTGCGCCCTTGAAGGCGGCTGGAAGATCAATAACCTTAAAAACATATTTACAAACCTTAAAGACGGTTCGTATCGAGTAAAGGTTTTAAAAGTCTTTCCGCCTCCCAACGGAAAAGAAGAACAGAATGCGGTTTTAAACGAAGCAAAGGCTCTCATCGGCGCACAACTTGATAAATGGCGAACTGAAGAAAAGGCCTAG
- a CDS encoding ABC transporter ATP-binding protein translates to MAKIEFIDVSKSFGSNNVISHLNLTIQDGTFTVLVGPSGCGKTTLLRMIAGIGPATSGKILLDEQDISDLPPGKRQIAMVFQNYAIYPSMSVRENIEFGLKNNHVPKEERKLLINEVSESVGLTDFLDRKPATLSGGQRQRVALARAMVKKPKVFLMDEPLSNLDAKLRVAMRTELIRLHKQLNTTFVYVTHDQTEAMSMADHIVLMDHGIIQQEATPATIYRDPDNVFSAQFIGTPPMNIFSLKGTKIKYGFRPERASLAKQATSKGFFRKCKIATRELLGSEIQYCIELKEGLVMVKSMNDDFQLDEEVYIQVDDQWIYFFDENDKRIRDTNKIEDYLMHLKTAEQI, encoded by the coding sequence GTGGCAAAGATTGAATTCATTGATGTATCAAAATCTTTCGGCTCTAATAATGTCATCAGTCATTTGAATTTAACTATTCAAGACGGAACTTTTACCGTTCTTGTCGGACCGTCCGGGTGCGGTAAAACAACCTTACTTCGCATGATTGCCGGAATAGGCCCTGCCACAAGCGGAAAAATCCTGTTGGATGAACAAGACATCAGCGACCTTCCACCGGGTAAACGCCAAATTGCAATGGTGTTTCAAAACTATGCAATCTATCCAAGTATGAGTGTCCGAGAAAACATAGAATTCGGTTTGAAAAATAATCATGTACCGAAAGAAGAACGGAAACTCCTTATCAACGAAGTATCTGAAAGTGTCGGCTTAACAGACTTTCTGGATAGAAAACCTGCAACCCTTTCCGGAGGGCAGCGTCAGCGCGTTGCCTTGGCCAGAGCCATGGTAAAAAAACCGAAAGTCTTTTTAATGGATGAACCTCTTTCCAATCTTGATGCAAAACTGCGTGTTGCAATGAGGACGGAACTTATCAGACTTCATAAGCAGTTAAATACAACGTTTGTATATGTAACGCACGATCAAACGGAAGCGATGTCTATGGCCGATCACATTGTTCTGATGGATCATGGTATCATTCAACAAGAAGCAACACCGGCAACAATTTATCGCGATCCGGATAATGTATTTTCCGCACAATTTATCGGAACTCCTCCTATGAATATCTTTTCTCTTAAAGGAACGAAAATAAAATACGGTTTTCGTCCGGAACGCGCTTCCCTTGCCAAACAAGCGACTTCTAAAGGTTTTTTCAGGAAATGTAAAATCGCAACACGCGAATTATTAGGGTCTGAAATTCAATATTGCATAGAACTGAAAGAAGGGTTGGTAATGGTAAAAAGTATGAACGACGATTTCCAATTAGATGAAGAGGTATACATTCAAGTAGATGATCAATGGATCTATTTTTTTGATGAAAATGATAAAAGAATCCGCGACACAAATAAAATTGAAGACTACCTTATGCACCTAAAAACGGCGGAACAGATATGA
- a CDS encoding carbohydrate ABC transporter permease, whose protein sequence is MRKINTQTHRERFAGEKKIRYILPYLMIAPAIVFLIIFTYWPLINLVQLSFQDYNMINPAKTKFVGLQNFYNILFVKDDFIVALKNTSVYTCCVVIFLILFAILFALWVKKDTWQNYFAQTAFFTPHIIAMISCGMVWAWIMDTDRGILNTVFNFFGLPSLRWLNSSKTAMLSVVIVSVWKNIGYYALIIISSLKSIPTEIYEAAELDNTPRGRKFFRITLPMISPQLFFLLITITIGSFKVFDTIRVMTDGGPGSATDVVAYYIYRYAFHHFRIGLAAAAGVVLMIVMIIMTIIYFKVLAKKVFYQ, encoded by the coding sequence ATGAGAAAGATTAATACGCAAACGCACCGTGAACGATTCGCAGGAGAAAAGAAGATTCGTTATATTTTACCGTACTTAATGATAGCGCCTGCAATTGTTTTTTTAATTATTTTTACATATTGGCCCTTAATTAATTTGGTACAATTAAGTTTTCAAGATTACAATATGATAAATCCTGCAAAAACGAAATTTGTAGGTCTACAAAATTTTTATAATATTTTATTTGTAAAAGATGATTTTATTGTCGCACTCAAGAATACAAGTGTTTACACTTGTTGCGTTGTTATCTTTTTAATTTTATTTGCCATTCTCTTTGCGTTATGGGTAAAAAAAGATACATGGCAAAATTATTTTGCCCAAACGGCTTTTTTTACACCCCACATTATTGCAATGATAAGTTGCGGTATGGTTTGGGCATGGATTATGGATACGGACCGAGGTATTCTGAATACGGTTTTTAACTTTTTCGGTCTTCCGAGTCTTCGATGGTTAAACAGTTCTAAAACTGCCATGCTGTCAGTTGTCATTGTTTCCGTATGGAAAAACATAGGCTATTATGCATTGATAATAATTTCTTCGCTGAAATCTATTCCGACCGAAATATATGAGGCCGCTGAATTAGATAATACGCCTCGAGGAAGAAAATTTTTCCGGATTACTCTGCCGATGATTTCTCCCCAGTTATTCTTTTTGCTGATAACTATTACCATAGGATCGTTTAAGGTTTTTGATACTATTCGAGTTATGACAGACGGAGGCCCCGGCAGCGCAACGGATGTCGTTGCATATTATATTTATCGATATGCCTTTCATCACTTCCGTATCGGCTTAGCAGCTGCAGCTGGAGTTGTTTTAATGATTGTTATGATTATTATGACAATTATCTATTTCAAGGTATTGGCAAAGAAAGTTTTTTATCAATAA
- a CDS encoding carbohydrate ABC transporter permease: MKPYNYNKILNYIFVSLDWIFKMFIVLLFLFPFYWMIITSLKTNSEAILVPPTLWPRHFTLEGYIILIQKIKLFTYVKNSVFVTFGCIILELVIMVPAAYAFAKFDFIGKKLFFAMILVAFMIPTQLTFITVYLMMAKHKLLNTLLPQILPFGANAFGIFLLRQTFMQIPDEIIESARLDNAKEAKIMFKLMLPMCQSTVVTIALFSFVGHWNSYFWPLVMTDKEIVRPLTIALEKLKDVEYGINWNLIMAGNVLLVFPILIIFVFASRKIIQAFAYKGVK, encoded by the coding sequence ATGAAACCTTATAATTATAACAAAATACTAAATTACATTTTTGTTTCGCTTGATTGGATTTTTAAAATGTTTATTGTACTTTTGTTTTTATTTCCTTTTTATTGGATGATAATTACGAGTCTAAAAACCAATTCCGAAGCTATACTGGTGCCTCCCACTTTATGGCCGCGGCATTTTACTCTGGAAGGGTATATTATATTAATACAAAAAATAAAATTATTTACATATGTAAAAAACAGTGTTTTTGTAACTTTCGGGTGTATTATACTGGAATTAGTTATAATGGTTCCTGCAGCCTACGCTTTTGCAAAATTTGACTTTATCGGGAAAAAACTCTTTTTCGCTATGATATTGGTTGCATTTATGATTCCGACACAACTAACTTTTATTACCGTATACTTGATGATGGCAAAACATAAACTGTTAAACACATTATTACCGCAAATCCTGCCTTTTGGAGCAAATGCTTTTGGTATTTTCTTATTGCGGCAAACTTTTATGCAAATTCCTGACGAAATTATTGAAAGTGCCCGTTTGGACAATGCAAAAGAAGCGAAAATAATGTTTAAATTAATGCTTCCCATGTGTCAATCTACTGTAGTTACAATTGCGCTTTTTAGTTTTGTAGGGCACTGGAATTCTTATTTTTGGCCGCTTGTTATGACCGATAAAGAGATTGTAAGACCCTTAACGATTGCTCTCGAAAAACTGAAAGACGTAGAATACGGTATTAATTGGAATTTAATCATGGCCGGTAATGTCCTGTTGGTTTTCCCGATTTTAATTATTTTTGTCTTTGCAAGCAGAAAAATTATCCAAGCTTTTGCATACAAAGGCGTAAAATAA